A genomic window from Martelella lutilitoris includes:
- a CDS encoding MaoC family dehydratase gives MRRYFEDFAIGETWTSRTITLSEDEIIRYAREYDPQPMHVDPEKAAEGRFGGLIASGWQVAALSMRLFVEAGGYGETPMVGLGIEQLRWRRPVRPGDRLTTTRKVIATEPHQRRPEFGVIKTEVTVTNQDGEAVMTMIALGQVPCRPRAE, from the coding sequence ATGCGCCGTTACTTCGAAGACTTTGCCATTGGCGAGACATGGACAAGCAGAACCATCACCTTGTCCGAGGACGAGATTATCCGCTATGCCCGCGAGTATGATCCGCAGCCCATGCATGTCGATCCCGAAAAGGCCGCGGAAGGGCGCTTCGGCGGCCTCATCGCCAGCGGATGGCAGGTCGCGGCGCTTTCCATGCGGCTCTTCGTGGAAGCGGGCGGCTATGGCGAAACGCCTATGGTCGGCCTCGGCATCGAGCAGTTGCGCTGGCGGCGTCCGGTGCGTCCGGGCGACAGGCTGACCACGACCCGCAAGGTGATTGCGACAGAGCCGCACCAGCGCCGACCGGAATTCGGCGTTATCAAGACCGAGGTGACGGTGACCAATCAGGATGGCGAAGCCGTGATGACGATGATCGCGCTCGGACAGGTGCCCTGCAGGCCCCGGGCAGAATAG
- a CDS encoding TAXI family TRAP transporter solute-binding subunit: MRKLASLALGVICLFAGGAMAQDDTVTLPKTLVWTSFDTGSLGYNQSIAVGKALEDAYGISLRVLPASTDLSRIAPAREGRVPFALAGSDAFYAFEGVLSYATPDLGPQKLTAVILAGADNGVAMGVAANQDINSIADLKGKKIGWVVSSPSLQSNVRAFLAFGGLTVDDVELVEQPSYGGAWQAFTNGQIDAMTAVTSGSGVLEQAAASPQGLKWLPMPFSDTEGWNRLQAVNPHFGQRKATVGVDIDAEHPLECAGVPYPALITYTASPDLVYNVTKAIDLQAPVYSKMQSGTSGWAADSEVFDWVVPFNEAAVRYYREAGVWTDEDQKHNDNLVARAKVLQEAWSKMNGESGDDFSEKWMKVRADTLEAAGFPAYFR; this comes from the coding sequence ATGAGAAAACTAGCAAGCCTGGCGCTTGGCGTCATCTGCCTTTTCGCAGGCGGGGCGATGGCGCAGGACGACACCGTCACCCTGCCGAAGACGCTGGTGTGGACGAGCTTCGACACCGGCAGCCTCGGCTATAACCAGTCTATAGCCGTCGGCAAGGCGCTTGAAGATGCCTACGGCATCTCGCTTCGCGTTCTGCCGGCGAGCACGGACCTTTCGCGCATCGCGCCTGCCCGGGAAGGCCGCGTACCCTTCGCGCTGGCCGGAAGCGACGCCTTTTATGCCTTCGAAGGCGTGCTGAGCTACGCAACGCCCGATCTCGGACCGCAGAAGCTGACGGCCGTGATCCTCGCCGGCGCGGACAACGGCGTCGCCATGGGCGTCGCCGCCAATCAGGATATCAACAGCATCGCGGACCTGAAGGGCAAGAAGATCGGATGGGTCGTCAGTTCGCCGTCGCTGCAGTCCAATGTCCGGGCGTTCCTCGCCTTCGGCGGGCTCACTGTCGATGATGTCGAACTTGTCGAGCAGCCGAGCTATGGCGGCGCATGGCAGGCCTTTACCAACGGCCAGATCGACGCGATGACGGCCGTTACCAGCGGCAGCGGCGTTCTCGAGCAGGCGGCGGCCTCGCCGCAGGGCCTCAAATGGCTGCCAATGCCCTTCTCAGATACCGAAGGCTGGAACCGCCTTCAGGCCGTCAACCCGCATTTCGGCCAGCGCAAGGCGACCGTCGGCGTCGACATCGATGCGGAGCACCCGCTGGAATGCGCCGGCGTTCCCTATCCGGCGCTGATCACCTACACGGCCTCGCCGGACCTCGTCTACAATGTCACCAAGGCGATCGACCTGCAGGCGCCGGTCTACAGCAAGATGCAATCCGGCACGTCCGGGTGGGCGGCCGATTCGGAAGTGTTCGACTGGGTCGTGCCGTTCAACGAGGCCGCTGTCAGATATTACAGGGAAGCCGGCGTCTGGACCGACGAGGACCAGAAGCACAATGACAATCTTGTCGCCCGCGCGAAGGTCCTGCAGGAGGCCTGGAGCAAGATGAATGGCGAGAGCGGCGACGATTTCAGCGAAAAGTGGATGAAAGTGCGTGCCGATACGCTCGAAGCGGCCGGTTTTCCGGCCTATTTCAGGTAG
- a CDS encoding nuclear transport factor 2 family protein, giving the protein MQPDTNKRLTAMLDREELYDLARRERFARDQRRFEVMRDCFHDDAYVRTSWYDGHGGDAYVEATRKFMEKVGNGKHWVFPAFAQVKGDRATIESPAMIFNRATLGDVQIDFHVFCRYFSRAVRQDGTWKLSSFEVLFERDILRPVNPAEIPPIDWDKLRAFRPSYCFLSYLQASRGIDVNQNLLGDDRPDELAAFHEGEVEWLEGLT; this is encoded by the coding sequence ATGCAGCCAGACACCAACAAACGCCTGACGGCGATGCTCGATCGCGAGGAGCTCTACGACCTTGCACGCCGCGAGCGGTTTGCCCGCGACCAGCGCCGCTTCGAGGTGATGCGGGACTGCTTTCACGACGACGCCTATGTGCGCACCAGCTGGTATGACGGCCATGGCGGGGACGCCTATGTCGAGGCCACGCGCAAATTCATGGAAAAGGTCGGCAACGGCAAGCACTGGGTGTTTCCGGCCTTTGCCCAGGTGAAAGGCGACAGGGCCACAATCGAGAGCCCGGCCATGATCTTCAACCGGGCGACGCTCGGCGATGTCCAGATCGATTTTCACGTCTTCTGCCGCTACTTCTCCCGCGCGGTGCGTCAGGACGGAACCTGGAAACTCTCAAGCTTCGAGGTCCTGTTCGAACGGGATATCCTGCGCCCGGTCAATCCGGCGGAGATCCCGCCCATCGACTGGGACAAGCTGCGGGCCTTCAGGCCGTCCTATTGTTTCCTGTCCTATCTTCAGGCCAGCCGGGGCATCGACGTCAACCAGAACCTCCTCGGCGACGATCGGCCGGATGAACTCGCCGCATTTCATGAGGGGGAAGTGGAATGGCTTGAAGGCCTGACCTAG
- a CDS encoding SDR family NAD(P)-dependent oxidoreductase — translation MSEQAPPLSGRIAVVTGATSGIGRASAIRLADLGATIVAGYHSRSAAAEDLVASLPGENHIALRIALETSDTIAEAARAVEKAFGHVDILVNNGGATEAVPANDLDGLTDEMFDRITRINLRGPFAVTRAFRPLLARGEDAVVVNISSIAARTGVGSNLAYCAAKAGLDALTIGLAKVLAPDIRVFSVSPAGVDTDFVPGRPRARLEATAKQTPLAKITSADDVARAVIACVTLMTSSTGIVIPVDEGRHL, via the coding sequence ATGAGCGAACAGGCCCCTCCCTTGAGCGGACGCATCGCCGTGGTCACGGGTGCGACAAGCGGCATCGGTCGCGCCTCGGCGATCCGCCTCGCGGATCTCGGCGCCACCATCGTCGCCGGCTATCACAGCCGAAGCGCGGCTGCCGAAGACCTGGTCGCATCGCTTCCCGGCGAAAATCACATTGCGCTGCGGATCGCGCTCGAGACGAGCGATACCATCGCCGAGGCCGCCCGGGCAGTCGAAAAGGCTTTCGGCCATGTCGATATACTGGTCAATAATGGCGGCGCGACCGAAGCCGTGCCGGCCAATGATCTTGACGGCCTGACCGACGAGATGTTCGACAGGATCACGCGGATCAACCTGCGCGGCCCGTTTGCCGTCACCCGGGCTTTCAGGCCGCTTCTCGCGCGCGGGGAGGATGCCGTTGTGGTCAACATCTCTTCGATCGCCGCGCGCACCGGCGTCGGCTCCAATCTCGCCTATTGCGCGGCAAAGGCCGGGCTCGACGCATTGACGATCGGGCTTGCGAAGGTGCTAGCGCCGGATATCCGGGTGTTTTCCGTATCACCCGCCGGCGTTGATACCGACTTCGTGCCGGGACGTCCGCGCGCGCGGCTGGAGGCGACGGCGAAGCAGACGCCGCTTGCCAAGATCACCAGCGCCGACGATGTGGCCCGCGCCGTCATCGCCTGCGTCACGCTCATGACCAGTTCGACGGGCATCGTCATCCCGGTCGATGAAGGGCGGCACCTATAG
- a CDS encoding aldehyde dehydrogenase family protein: protein MNALDFLIDGCWRRPARARSIPIINPANEQEIGVVSLGSAEDVDMAVEAARRAFAVWSQSEREERLFILGRIIEGFRARLPELARLMTMEMGVPITFSIERQATVALFHFEEVIRVLADYRFERREETGILRREPIGVCGLITPWNWPLNQIASKVAPAIATGCTMVLKPSEIAPLSATALAEIIDDAGLPAGVFNLVHGDGPTVGEAIARHPDVDMVSITGSTNAGIRVAELAAKTIKRVAQELGGKSANIILPDADLPAAVKAGVHACNTNGGQNCQSPTRMLVPRRHRDEAIEAACEAISEIRLGDPMAPETTMGPLVSQTQFDKVQALIASGIKEGATLVAGGPGRPAECNAGYFVRPTVFADVTPSMRIAREEIFGPVLSMMFYDSEDEAVEIANDTPFGLAGFVQSKDLDHARVVANQIRAGRVYLNGAPFDRSLPFGGYKQSGNGREFGLFGFEEYLEVKAILGYPAA from the coding sequence ATGAATGCTCTGGATTTTCTGATCGACGGATGCTGGCGGCGACCGGCGCGCGCAAGGTCCATACCGATTATCAACCCGGCCAACGAACAGGAGATCGGCGTTGTCAGCCTTGGCAGCGCCGAGGATGTCGACATGGCGGTCGAAGCCGCACGCCGCGCCTTTGCCGTCTGGTCGCAGAGCGAACGCGAGGAACGCCTTTTCATTCTCGGGCGTATCATCGAGGGCTTCCGGGCGCGCCTGCCCGAGCTTGCACGGCTGATGACCATGGAAATGGGCGTGCCGATAACCTTCTCGATCGAACGTCAGGCCACGGTCGCGCTCTTCCACTTCGAGGAGGTTATCCGGGTGCTGGCGGATTACCGCTTCGAGCGCCGAGAAGAGACCGGCATCCTCCGCAGGGAACCGATCGGCGTCTGCGGTCTGATCACGCCCTGGAACTGGCCGCTCAATCAGATCGCCTCCAAGGTCGCCCCGGCAATTGCGACCGGCTGCACCATGGTGCTGAAGCCCAGCGAGATCGCCCCGCTCAGCGCCACGGCGCTTGCCGAAATCATCGATGACGCCGGACTGCCCGCCGGCGTCTTCAATCTCGTCCACGGCGACGGACCGACCGTCGGAGAGGCAATCGCCCGCCACCCGGATGTCGACATGGTCTCGATCACCGGCTCGACCAATGCCGGCATCCGCGTCGCCGAGCTGGCCGCGAAAACGATCAAGCGCGTCGCGCAGGAGCTTGGCGGCAAATCGGCCAACATCATCCTGCCCGACGCCGATCTTCCGGCGGCGGTGAAGGCCGGCGTTCATGCCTGCAACACCAATGGCGGCCAGAACTGCCAGTCGCCGACCCGCATGCTGGTGCCGCGCCGGCATCGCGACGAGGCCATCGAAGCCGCCTGCGAGGCGATCTCAGAGATCAGGCTCGGCGATCCGATGGCCCCCGAAACGACGATGGGCCCGCTCGTGAGCCAGACCCAGTTCGACAAGGTTCAGGCGCTGATCGCCTCCGGCATTAAGGAAGGCGCGACGCTCGTCGCCGGCGGCCCCGGCCGTCCGGCCGAATGCAATGCCGGCTATTTCGTCCGGCCGACCGTGTTCGCCGATGTCACGCCTTCAATGCGCATCGCGCGCGAGGAAATCTTCGGGCCTGTGCTTTCGATGATGTTTTATGACAGCGAGGACGAAGCCGTCGAGATTGCCAATGACACGCCTTTCGGCCTTGCCGGTTTCGTCCAATCGAAAGACCTTGACCATGCGCGTGTGGTTGCCAATCAAATCCGCGCCGGCCGCGTCTATCTCAACGGCGCGCCGTTTGACCGCAGCCTGCCGTTCGGCGGATATAAACAGTCGGGCAATGGCCGCGAGTTCGGTCTGTTCGGTTTCGAGGAATATCTGGAGGTCAAGGCGATCCTTGGCTATCCGGCCGCCTGA